The Nostoc cf. commune SO-36 genomic sequence GCAATTCGTTGTAGCACCTCAGAAATATCAACAGCAACTCCACCACCACTATCTTGTAATGATTTAATGATGCCATCGTTATAAGCTCCAGGTAATCCACCTAGATGTAGTATCCACAAAGGTGCTGGCGTATTGGGGACGGTTTTATTGTTCTTCGATAATTCATAACTACCTTCATCACTCACCAGCAAAACGACATCATAAGCTGTATCCCCACGCAAATTGTTAAACTGTGTCAGCATTTCTTGGGGTTGAATTGTACCGTAAAAAGCAACTTTTTCCGGTTGGAATTGCTGGAGATCATCTAATCGTTTTGGTGCAGCACCTGGAGAAACACTAAGATATAAATCTGCATCGTTGTTTGTCAAATCATTATCTGCAAAGCTGTATTTTTTCAACCATGATAATGTTTGCAGCAATTCTTTAATATGTTTCCCCATACTGCGAGAAGTATCGAGAACTACAGCAACTCGTTGGTCTTTGGGTAAGGTGTAATCTTGACTAGATAAAGGTTTAGCTAATATTTTGTAGCCTTCCTCTAAATTTACTTCATGTAATACAGGCTGAATTTTTCCACTCGCGGGGATGAATTTTTCTAACCAAGCATCGTCTTTCAAACCGATTTCTTTGCCGTTGCGGATACGCTTGGTTTGATTCGTCCAGAAGATATTACGTTTTTCCCCTAAATCGGGCATTTCCCAACCTAAATTTTGTCCCAGCACTTTGTAAGTTAACCATAGGTGCATTTCTGTGGGGAGTGATGGTTGCCCTTGTATTTGTTGTACATTCTTAGGAGGAATAGGAAAAGCCCGTAATCGATAATGTCTCGGCCCTACTTGTTCCAACAAAGCTGGATCTATTGGGCGTGAACGTCTAACTTGAGAATTATAAACTTTCTGGGCAGCACCGCGAGGAGAGACAACAAAAGGGAAGCGTTGGTCTAACTTATTAGTATCACCCAACCATAAGCCAGTAATTACAGCGCTTTCTGGCAAAGAAAAGGAGTAAAAAACTTCCTGAACTTCTTGTGTTTGGTTTTTATAAATTTCGGACAATTCCACATCAGCCCAATCACCATGTTCTTTAACTGTGACTTCTTGTGATACTAATAAAACTTTTTTTTCGTTGATATTTAATAAACCTGCTTTAACTTCTTGTTCGTTAAAAGTAGATTGTACTGCGTGACTAACTGCTGTTTTTTCTGCTTTTTGTAGAGGTGTATCAAAAAAATCAGCGTAAAGTTTCTCTGCCTTGGCGGTATCTTTGTCAGAACCATTATATAAAAATGGTGACATCAGCAAGTTATAAGTTGCTTGCAATCCATCAGTAGCCGATTTATCTAAGCCTAAGACATGATGATACATAGCACTGATGTGGTTATTTTCCTGCTTGCTGCTAAGGTAGCGGTAAGAAGATAAATAAGCGTTAACTAATCCTGTACGAATTTGTTCTGATTTGGCTACAAGCGTTTGGCGATCGCTATCATTTTTAGGTGCATTAGCTAAGAGCGAAAAAGCTAATACTTGGGGTTGTTGTTGTGAAGATACAAAAATAACTGCAAACGCCACAACAACTGCACCAGCACCAGCAAATGTTTTATTATTACCATGTTCTGAAGCAAAAGTTCTTAAAAATTTTGCTCCCGAATGTACATACATTGCTGTTAACGCCGATGGCATGACAATAAACAATGTGGCACTAAAACCAAGAATAAGTAGCCAAGGGATAATTAGAAATAACCCGCCCACAAAAGCTGATTGATATAGTACATTCGCTAATATTTTTAGCCATGTAAATTTGAGGAATTGTTGCAACATAAATACTGCTAAAGGCACAGCATAAAATAACAAAACTGCACCCGCGTAAATACCAAATATCAGCATTAATGTATGGGCTAACATTTGTACCCATTGCAAACCAATTTTGCGTCGG encodes the following:
- a CDS encoding TIGR02921 family PEP-CTERM protein, giving the protein MKLFWNTSFYGIFWLWNLTFLILVYIGILPSVGIPLFEATLTGNIPTEFALTVVTLIAIPTISSIIGGWRFIKQPLQLIRLFYGVEAPLFVLCLLRLFVIRELTSASSQILITTGVCIATFTGELFWGYASRRKIGLQWVQMLAHTLMLIFGIYAGAVLLFYAVPLAVFMLQQFLKFTWLKILANVLYQSAFVGGLFLIIPWLLILGFSATLFIVMPSALTAMYVHSGAKFLRTFASEHGNNKTFAGAGAVVVAFAVIFVSSQQQPQVLAFSLLANAPKNDSDRQTLVAKSEQIRTGLVNAYLSSYRYLSSKQENNHISAMYHHVLGLDKSATDGLQATYNLLMSPFLYNGSDKDTAKAEKLYADFFDTPLQKAEKTAVSHAVQSTFNEQEVKAGLLNINEKKVLLVSQEVTVKEHGDWADVELSEIYKNQTQEVQEVFYSFSLPESAVITGLWLGDTNKLDQRFPFVVSPRGAAQKVYNSQVRRSRPIDPALLEQVGPRHYRLRAFPIPPKNVQQIQGQPSLPTEMHLWLTYKVLGQNLGWEMPDLGEKRNIFWTNQTKRIRNGKEIGLKDDAWLEKFIPASGKIQPVLHEVNLEEGYKILAKPLSSQDYTLPKDQRVAVVLDTSRSMGKHIKELLQTLSWLKKYSFADNDLTNNDADLYLSVSPGAAPKRLDDLQQFQPEKVAFYGTIQPQEMLTQFNNLRGDTAYDVVLLVSDEGSYELSKNNKTVPNTPAPLWILHLGGLPGAYNDGIIKSLQDSGGGVAVDISEVLQRIATKSVLSDVVSVVNGYAWYLQTLDAAIATSNQQDDFLPLAARQLILGLSKKIKLDNLKGLDAIHTVAKKYKIVSPYSSMLVLVNDEQRQLLKEAEAQSDRFDRKVENGKENLSKPANPLKVSVPEASGGWFLGVSAIALFILVKRRR